TCGTCGCCACCTTCATGGCGCTGTACCTCACGCTCGACCGCGGCTACTCCGCCTCGTACGCCGGCCTGGTCGCCGCGCTCCACGGGCTCGGCGGAGTCGTCTCCTCCGTCGGCGCGGGCGTGCTGACGGACCGGCTCGGGCGGCGGCCGACGCTGCTCGTGGCGCAGGCGTCCACGGCCGTCTCCGTCGCGCTGCTGGGGTTCATGCACCACCCCCTCGCCATCGCCGCCGTCGCCTTCCTGGTCGGCATGGCCAGCAACGCCTCCCGGCCCGCCGTGCAGGCGATGATGGCCGACATCGTCCGCCCCGAGGACCGCGTCCGGGCCTTCTCCCTCAACTACTGGGCGATCAACCTCGGGTTCGCCGTCTCCTCCATGGCGGCCGGCTTCATCGCCGAGTTCAGCTACCTCGCCGGCTTCCTCATCGAGGCGGGCATGACCATGATCTGCGCCATCGTGGTCTTCCTGAAGCTGCCGGAGTCCCGCCCCGAACGCACCGCGGCCGAGAAGGCGGCGGACGACACCGGCCTCGGCACGGTCCTGCGCGACGGCCGCTTCATGGGCGTCGTCGGCCTGTCCTTCCTGGTCGCCCTGATCTTCCAGCAGGGCATGGTGGGCCTGCCGGTGGCGATGGGCGAGGCCGGCTTCACCCCGGCCGACTACGGCCTGGCCATCGCCGTCAACGGCGTCCTGATCGTCGTCCTCCAGATCCCGGTCACCCGCTACATCGAACACCGGGACCCCGGACGCCTGCTCGTGATCTCCGCCCTCCTCGCCGGCTACGGCTTCGGCCTCACCGCCTTCGCCGGCTCGGTCGGCGTCTTCGCCCTCACCGTCTGCGTCTGGACC
This genomic window from Streptomyces sp. DG2A-72 contains:
- a CDS encoding MFS transporter, which codes for MSLASLRRAARETVSGLPREFWWLWTSTLVNRLGGFVATFMALYLTLDRGYSASYAGLVAALHGLGGVVSSVGAGVLTDRLGRRPTLLVAQASTAVSVALLGFMHHPLAIAAVAFLVGMASNASRPAVQAMMADIVRPEDRVRAFSLNYWAINLGFAVSSMAAGFIAEFSYLAGFLIEAGMTMICAIVVFLKLPESRPERTAAEKAADDTGLGTVLRDGRFMGVVGLSFLVALIFQQGMVGLPVAMGEAGFTPADYGLAIAVNGVLIVVLQIPVTRYIEHRDPGRLLVISALLAGYGFGLTAFAGSVGVFALTVCVWTLAEIVNAPTQTSLVVRLSPVHGRGRYQGMYTMSWAVASLVAPLMSGVVIDRWGAEWLWGLCAVIGTAAGIGYGVLMRRLPSQDPAPEASPAKTEVSTA